GGAGAAAggctggaggaaggaaagggagtcTCCACATCATCACGCCTATGTATCAGGATCGCTTGGATTTATTACTCTGAGGATGTATTTATATCGTTTTTTGtagaaataagatatatatatatattttttttttacaaagaaaatgcatGCAGAACTGCTCATGTGTATGAATATGTGCACTTACTGGGCATTTGGTCCATGAGTTCATCCGGGGGATATAAGGGTTAGAGACCTCCAAGAGTGCATGAAGGAAACCCCTGGTCCGCGCTCCTGCCTTCCCCACCGGGCCCTGGGCTGCCTCCCCTGGCGGCTCCTGTCCCCACAGTGGTATCTCCGGGTCCCACTAACTGCTTCCTGCCCTCGCCCCTTCAGACCAATGTCCCGTTGCTGGTCCCAGGCCCTGCGCTATCCTTCGTGGTTTCCCtacaccctgcccacacctttgaaacagtccctttattaaactctcctcaCATCACCCAGTCTGCGTGTGctgtttcctgctgggaccctgacTGCTACGGTATTTTCAATCGGTCTTTGTACCATCTCTGCCCACATACTCACATGCACTCGCATACATTCACGCACATGctcacacgcacacgcacacacacacacacaggccccgCTCAGGCACAGTCACCCACGGATTCATGCTCATCCCCTAACAAACACACCCGCTCACTCAAAGACACAGTACTCACATCCCCCAGCACCTTGGGGGGTGTAGCTCCCTGGTTAAAATCCTGCGCCGGCGAACTGAGGGTCCCCCCCGCAATGCGAGAACTCGGCCCTTGTCTACACCCCCCTGCTGCTGGGGTCCCTGGTGACTCTTGCCAGTTCTTACTTTTTAGAAATGCTGTCCTTTGCCCACTACTAATCCGGATGGACCCACCAATGCCACATCTCAATGTACTTGGAAAGAGGCTTCATAAAAGTACCAAATTAAAGTGGCTTCTGGAGAGGTCAGCCATACAGAATAGATATAGGAgtgaaaacaaaatctttccaCCAAGTTTCAGGTAGGGACAGATGGCAACTTCAGGAGATCACACAAATAAAGATTAATTTAGGTGGACGGCACCAGGTAATTTGGATGGAAGTTGAAGGGAGACACATTCTGGCTCAATACAAGGTCACCTTTCCAATAATTGGAGCTGTCAATGAGGGACAGGCCATTTTGTGAAGCAGACCCATGTTTGGGGCCATGTCACAGCAAGACTGATGTAGCTAGAGCCGGGACAAATGACCTCGAAGGCTCCTTAGGATGTCtctgtaaccttggacaagtcacttcccctctgaAATTTCTGCTTCCTCATCGGTGAAATGGCCACCTCAGCCTAGGGGTATCCCAGGAGTCCTCGGTGGCTACAAATTCTCTAAATCTCTGATCCTACAGGCAAAGAGCTGCAAGaagcggggtgtgggggggcatTTGGAAAGGAGCTGCAGAAGTAATTAGTGATGGAAATGAGAATCTCTAGCTGCCTCTTGCCTGAGTGTGCAGATTAAAACAAGGCTGACTCTTGGCTGAATGTTTGCATTTCCTCCAGAGCAAATGGCAACAGTAGGACATTTAAAAAACTCTGGCCTCTGTTAGAGAAGGAGTAGCAGACAAATTTGTTTGGGACACAGAAGGCCAGACCCTGAATTGTGCCTCCAGCAGCCGCTGGTCCTTTAGCCTCTGTGGACCTCAGGTTCTTCGTTTTTAAGTGACGGAAGTATCAACCACATGGGCATGTTTTTTTGAGGATTCACAAATATGAATGTCCCCAGCCTTCCTGGCTGCGTGGAAATCATCCAAGAAAATGTGTTTGCGTCCAGGCTCCCACgcctactggctgtgtgacctggggaaaCTCGCTTCATTCCGCCaagtctttgttttctcatctgtgaagtggggggATTGTGGCATCTACTTCACAGAGCGGGTAAGGAACAATGGGCCAAAGCACATGAAACACTCAGCACCCACGGTGGTGAGTATGGTGCCCACAGATCAGGAGGCTTGTGGGATCCGAAGGACTACCATTATCAGGAACAGCAGTGCCGACCCTGGCTGTGATCTTTATTCTCTGTGGCCTCTCCAACGTGGGCGCTTAGCTCAGCCTTGGGGGTCCATGTGGTGCCCAGTAGCTTGAAGGCAATATGAGGTGGTGGGTGGGCACCCAGGGGAGGGAACTGAGGGGGCTTGGGCGGAGCCCTCTGCTCGTCATGGCTGCCAGATGCCCCCCCATGCCATCGCTCTGGAAGTTCTTTTAAACTACAGGGGGGTCAAAATGAGCAGCTTTGTCCCTTCCTACTCTGGCCTGGGGGTCTTTGGTGAGGGGGTTAGTTATCTGGGTCCACACCTCTCATAGGTCCCTGGGGGTTAGGCTCAGGGATCCTCAGATCTGTCTGCCCAAATACAACCTAAGCTGATTTAGGACCAGGTCCACCTCACATTCTGccgtgtggggtgggggtgaggggggcccGGGAAGGGGAGTCGGGGTGGAGGGGCAGCTGAAGCACAATGCACTGGAGATCGAGAACTCCACACCATTGCTTCTTTAGATCAAAGAGCTTGCTCTAAAACTGTGTGGCACCCATAGTAGGGGTCTTCATCATAGTTCACATTCTTCATAAGCTCTCCTGCCAAGTAAGTTATTTGGGAAATTGAAGAATTCCCACTGGCCACAGGGAAGTTATGAAGATGAAAACTTTGCATTTTAGATCCTGAGAATTTTATTAATATGttgctattttaagccaccaTACAAATATCCTTTGTATTGATTTCTGTGTGATGTACCCACTGAATAAATATGCCAATTTCTGCCAGGGAGCCGAACAGTATTTTTAACctactttaaaatatgtgttgtttCCTATGGTTTTTTAAAGTTTGGAGTTGATTATGAAAGcactttcaattttaaaaaattcttctctccagagaatatacatatatattttaaactattaaataTAAAGTGTAATGGGACGTAGTTTCAGATGTAGttttaaaactacaaataaaggtaagaaaaagGTGAAATGATTATTGTTTTGCTTATGTCTGCTATTATACTggaaaacaccaccaccacaaagaAAGTTCGAGTAACAATTCTTTGGATATATAACTGAAGTATATTCTTatgtgtacttctttttttttcctgatcactGCCTATTTAGCCAATGTTTCCTGTTTAGTGTATAGCACTGTTGTATGTAACCAGGGCCCCACCAGAAACTTCCGGGTCTTCAAAAATTAggggcaaaacaaaacagagagctgAAGCTTTTCACACCTTGGCCAATAGGATCCTCAAGATAATGGTACTATGGCCATTTCATAGACGGGGAAATTAGGATGGGAGAAGACCAAGGGCTTGCTCAGTTTCAGCTGGTTCCAGATAGTTAACCCCaggttcttctttttccttttcttcaagatGGGGCTGATGGGAGGGGGCATCAGGGAGAGATTCCTTATGGCTCAAGGCCATTGGGGATATAAACTAGATGATATTTAGAGACTGGTTTGAGCTCTTGGTTGGAATAGCAAGGGATCACTAATGATCATTGTGGTTGTTATTTGTGACTCAGATGAAACTTCCTGGTTATGAACAGAAAGACAAACTTCCCATCTTGTAAACTGGCTTTGTGGATCGAGAAACCTTAGAAAATGCAGGCCCCGGAGAAGGGCTGCCTGGGCGTCCCTTAGGCTCAGGACAGCTCCAGAGCCAGAGCTAAGAAGGGCTCAGAATCACAGCACACGCATTCTGGGAGACCTTGGTCTCGTGCTCGCACCGCTGACATGCCTGTCCATCTCCTGGGGACGGCGACAGTTAGCCCTTCCTGGCTTTGAGCCAACACCTGATGGGGGTGCATGGGGTCTTTTCTTCCCGACATGCATGGCTGCTGGAGGTGTGACTCTTTAGAACagcccctgcttcctcctcccgaAGTCCCAGGAGACCGGGGATTACCTGAAGTTGTAGCCTGGGGAGACGCTGCTCTTCTCCGAGACGCTGTCGAGCCGGGTGAAGGAGTATTTGGGGATGCACTGGTCCCAGGCCCTGTCCAGGTCACACACCCAGCCGATCTTAATGCCTAGGACTCCACCCTGTGCAAAGGGGCCACATATGAGGAGGAAGGGCTGTCTCCGCCGCCtgccagggtgggggctgggggtcgTGACACACAGACACGTGATTCTTCCTATTGGCACACGTCGCTTAGTAAACAAAGTACTGCAGTCAGGGGCATGGACCTTTGGGTCTCTAGATCCTGCTTTTGTCTTGCGTCTCTTAGCAGCAATCCAGGATCCACTTTCCCGTTGTGTGGGCTTTTTCAGAGCTCTAAGGTCAAGTGTGAAGGCGGGAATGGGAGACCGAGGCTTGGCGGGAAGGGTGAGGGAGGCACGGCCCCTCAGGACGCGGGAGGGAGCCCGCGGTGAGGCACAGAGCCCGTTGCAGGCCTGGCGTGCTTCCACTAGGTGGCGCTGCTGCCTCGCCGCTGCTCCGCCTTCCCGGTATTTCCACCCTGCGCCTGCCAAGGGGCCCCGGGTGTTTCGTTAGGTCCTCACCGTGCTGGCCAGCTTGGCAAAATCCTGCCCTGCAAACTTGACCACATCCCCCACCCGCAAGATGGGGCAGAAGGGGGCCTTGTCAGGGTGGAAGCGGCACGTCTTCATGTCGGCGGCTGTCAGGCTGGGAAGGAGGTTTCCCCTgcggaggaggagaggagagaagcaagGCCCAGGGCTGGTGTGAAGACAGGCATGCTCAAACGTCTCCGGCCTTCTCCAGCCCAGGCAGGAGGATCCGGGACCTGATGTCTTGGATACTCGCGGGCTCCGTGTCCTCCGTTCCTGCATCTTCCCTGCAACTCCtatccccctctctctctatcagGGTTGAGTGTGTTCGTGTCCAATatcccccagctcccaggctgGGGGTCCCAGGGGGTAGGAGTCAGGCCTGAGTTCTCTCAGCACCTCCGTGGTGCTTGGCATTGTGCTTTGTACATGCCTGATGCCCACTGAGGACCTGCCGAGTGAAGGAGTCAATGAACTCCTAACTAACTAGTCAAAAAGTAGTTGACTTGGGCTTGACGTGGGAGGAAAGAAGTGGGATGGGCCCCTTGGGCCCTGACCTTTGGAGGTATCTGGATTCCAGGCTCAGGCTGAACTTATCCCTCATCTGCCTCAAGCAGAACTCCCATCTGGGTTCCGAGCCCTAAGGCGGGAGGCTGGCAAAGAGattggctccagagcccacctAATGCTTGCTGGTCAAGGCCAGCTGGGAGATTGGGGCTAGGAGTCccagggagatgggcagaggatGAGAAAGTGTGGAGAACCATGTGGATGGGATTCTCCACCCCCCTGAAAATGAgctggcagggtggggtgggtgcCCTGCTTTCTGTTTTAGGGAGGGAGCTGGGACTCACTTCTCAAAGTTGAAGAGGGGGAAACGGATGCTGTTCTTGATGAAAATAGTAAAGTTCTCGGCTTCCATCATGACAGGCCTGTGGGTGAGAACAAGGGGGCCTTAGCTTcttgggaagaggaagaggaaacacGGGGCTTTTGCCCCAGGGACCACTTTTCTCGGTGGATGTTTCCCACGGGGCACCTGGTCATGGCCTCTCTGGGGCtctagggacagagggaggggggtggcaggtgAGGCGGGGGAAAGGTGCCATCCTGAGGCCACTTCCCCCCCAGAAGTGGATACTACTAGGGGAACCCAGGAGACCCTCTGCAGGCTCGGAGATGCAGAGCTCCCGCTATTGGCAAAGGAGAGCTGGGGCGGGGTCCTCACATTTCCACTGTGTCCACCTCCGTGGGGCACCAGCCCTGGATCTCACAGGTCCGGAGCACAGAGCTGTAGTTCACGCAGCGGCCGGTGAGGATCCCTGCCAGGGGGAGCCACACATGCTGGGTGCCTGcctggcacccccaccccacctctcatCAGGGACCACCCCCCATTCAGGGACGCGCAGGGGAGGGGACGaacaggcagggcaggggaggtggaGCCGGGGTATAGGAGCCCTGCCGAGCTCTCGCCCTCGGCTCCTCCTGAGCCCTAGATCAAGCTAAGGGAAGGTGACAGCCTTCCTCTGACACGTTCTGGGCCTAGCCACCCTGAGGGCCCTGTTCTCTTTGTTCCCAGGGCACACCGTGCTCTTCCTTGCCTCTGAGTCTTTGCTGTAGCTGTTCCTTCGGCCTAGAATGTTCTTTTAAACCCCTTCTATCCTGCCAACTCCTTCCCATCTTTCAGGGCCCATCTAAAATGTCCCTGCCTCTAGGAAGCCATGGGGGGCCCCCTACCTGGAACAgatccctctcccttccccagcgcCCACTGCCCCCCCTTGACAGCACTTGCTGCCTCATGCAGGCCTgctccctgggctgcaagctCCTCCGGGGGCGGCCCCCACCGGGTCTGACACCAGCCAGCATCTTAAGTGCTGGCAGAATGGCGAGGAACAGGCCAATTCCCACTCTCTCCGCCATGGGGGCTATGCTGTCTTCCAGGGTCCCACGAACACCCTGGGGTtgtaagggggtggggaagggctgcACTCACCCCCACCCGGGAAGCGCTGAGGCCCGCACTGGCTGTCTGATACACAGCGGTACTTCTCCTCGCTCTGTGGGGAGACACGTCTGCAGGTGGGTGTAGGACCCTGCGCTGGCCCTGGATGAGCCCTTTGGCTCCCAATGCTTCCCCCTAACCAGGGGCCTTGGGAAGGCGGAGGTCTTGAGACATAGCTCCAAGGCTGGAGCTCGACCTCTGCATATACCCACGCCCCTCCCTGCcaccgctccccaccccccaacgtTTTCTTCCTTGACCTGCTTCAtccaacctccctccctcccctcacctctgGGCAGAATCCTTGCATCTGGTTTTCAGTGACTATCATCTTGGTGATGATGACAAAGACAGAGGTGCCCTTGgtaggagaagggagagaaaaaaaaatgcaccagtACCAATCCCCATTCTACAGGTGGGGAAACTAAGGTGTGGGCTAAGAGATCTGGCCGAGGTCACAGGGCTAATAAAGGGCAGAGGTGGGTCCAAGTCAAGTCCAACCACCCACCTAgcttctcttgctccctctgtgTGTTGTGTTGATCACAGGATGAGTGTGGCAGAGCCTACCCTACTGTCCTGATGCCTAGTGCTGCACTCTGGAgggcaccccacccccctccctggcACCTCCCAACTGCTGGGGAGGGGTTTCTCTGATCACTAATGCCACACATGCTGGTTTGGGGATCAGATCCCATCGGCACCCTCCTTGCCTTGCCCAGCATCTGGGCATCTACACGTGGCCCTGGGGTAGGGGAACCATACCTGGGGTGGGGTCACATAATCAGACACGTCCATGACTCTGTTGGCATAGCGTCCAAAGCCCTTCACCTTGGTGACGACCGAGGACTCAATGGCTGTGTCCCGCACCTGGTAAGCCTTCTCGTGCAAGAAAACCCACCTGGGCAGGAGAGCAGGGATGGAGAGCAAGAGAGGAGGGTCTAGGCCCATCAGAGAGAGGCCGGGAGAAGTTTCCTTCCCCAACACTAGACCGCATGGAGTGTCCGGTCAGGGGAAGGCctgtgctggaggggagggaccTTGCCCTGGGTTGGCTTAGAGTGGTTTTTTTCCACCTTTCCCATTTCCCGCTTCAGAACCATTTGTAGACTTTTCCCCCTAACCGCCCCCCCCaatcatgaaattttaaaagtatagatATTAACTTATGTgctgtatgtatatttgtgttttaCACATaagagtgagatttttttttaatccctcaaGAACAAATTTTCACCCCCTTGAGGGTGACATCGCCCCTTTGCCAGTGCGAAGTCATTCCCGCTGACCAGGAGGCCACCTCTTTGACAGGCAACTGGAAAGAGGAGGGACAAAGCATCCTAAGCCTCTGACCCTGAGCATCCCAGGCTTTGCTCATGGGTGTATTCTAAGTgccggcacatagtaggtgttcagtaaacaAGTCAGTGAAGACATTTGGGAGCTGGGTGCTTGGAGCAGTCTCCATCTGTGCAGGCGCCAGAtgagaagggcagaggaggaaggttGGGGCAGCAGCTGAGCCCTTCCCTGGCAGGTAGGAGTTGGATTAAGCAGGGAGAGGCCGCAAATCTTATTCCTTGGATTGTGCTGCCACCCAGTGGACATTTACCTGTACTGCCTTCTTCCCGCGGCCAGGATCAGGGAGGGCCCCCTTCTCCTTCCACCCCGACGTCCCTCCCCGGACTCTGGCAGCTTTTCCCAGCAGCAAGAAGAGGCTGCAGGCAACTCTTCTCTCTGCAGTTCTGTGAGGTGCCCGCCTTTCTCATCACAGCCCTCAAGGCTCGACCCACTCTCCGCCTCGATAGCAGGCTTCCAGCCTGCGGCCCGTCCGATCTGTGCCCGACAGCACACTGGCAGGCAGA
Above is a genomic segment from Halichoerus grypus chromosome 11, mHalGry1.hap1.1, whole genome shotgun sequence containing:
- the P2RX3 gene encoding P2X purinoceptor 3 codes for the protein MNCVSDFFTYETTKSVVVKSWTIGVINRAVQLLIISYFVGWVFLHEKAYQVRDTAIESSVVTKVKGFGRYANRVMDVSDYVTPPQGTSVFVIITKMIVTENQMQGFCPESEEKYRCVSDSQCGPQRFPGGGILTGRCVNYSSVLRTCEIQGWCPTEVDTVEMPVMMEAENFTIFIKNSIRFPLFNFEKGNLLPSLTAADMKTCRFHPDKAPFCPILRVGDVVKFAGQDFAKLASTGGVLGIKIGWVCDLDRAWDQCIPKYSFTRLDSVSEKSSVSPGYNFRFAKYYKMENGSEYRTLLKAFGIRFDVLVYGNAGKFNIIPTIISSVAAFTSVGVGTVLCDIILLNFLKGADQYKAKKFEEVDETMLKVTASAHPVCPSDQTTEEKQSTDSGAYSIGH